A stretch of the Orcinus orca chromosome 1, mOrcOrc1.1, whole genome shotgun sequence genome encodes the following:
- the RNF186 gene encoding E3 ubiquitin-protein ligase RNF186 — MACTELLQQPQLTSKEATASDTAGPAGGHRGSADSSLECLVCRESYSRARLPKLLGCQHTFCAVCLKLLLCVQDDTWSITCPLCRKVTAVPGGLICSLRDQEAVLGQLAQPGPEVQLCPQGLVNPATLRAGHPSLAGEDEQDTESANCVAARRLAAHLFLLVLLLVLILPFIYPGIIWWMLTFIVPLALLLSMLFCCRRSSQAGYWSSPRTLFCREQKPSEISSIA; from the coding sequence ATGGCCTGCACTGAGCTCCTGCAGCAGCCCCAGCTTACGTCCAAAGAAGCCACCGCCTCTGACACCGCGGGCCCTGCTGGGGGTCATCGCGGCTCCGCGGATAGCAGCCTGGAGTGCCTGGTGTGCCGGGAGTCCTATAGCCGTGCCCGGCTGCCCAAGCTGCTGGGCTGCCAGCATACCTTCTGTGCCGTCTGCCTGAAGCTGCTGCTGTGCGTGCAGGACGACACCTGGTCCATCACCTGCCCACTGTGCCGCAAGGTCACTGCCGTCCCCGGGGGCCTCATCTGCAGCCTGCGTGACCAGGAGGCCGTGCTGGGGCAGCTGGCCCAGCCGGGCCCGGAGGTGCAGCTCTGTCCTCAGGGACTGGTGAATCCTGCTACCCTGAGAGCAGGGCATCCCAGCTTAGCCGGAGAGGATGAACAGGACACGGAGAGTGCCAACTGCGTGGCAGCGCGGCGCCTGGCGGCACACCTGTTCCTACTGGTCTTGCTCCTCGTCCTCATCCTGCCCTTCATCTACCCGGGCATCATCTGGTGGATGCTCACCTTCATCGTCCCACTGGCCCTGCTGTTGTCCATGCTTTTCTGCTGTCGCCGCAGCAGCCAGGCCGGCTACTGGTCCTCCCCCAGGACTCTCTTCTGCAGAGAGCAGAAACCCAGCGAGATCTCTTCCATCGCCTGA